Genomic DNA from Hyperolius riggenbachi isolate aHypRig1 chromosome 10, aHypRig1.pri, whole genome shotgun sequence:
CCATCCGCCGCCTGGCCCGCAGAGGGGGTGTCAAGCGCATCTCCGGCCTCATCTATGAGGAGACCCGCGGAGTGCTGAAGGTTTTCCTGGAGAACGTCATCCGGGACGCCGTCACCTACACCGAGCACGCCAAGAGGAAGACGGTCACCGCCATGGATGTGGTGTACGCCCTCAAGCGCCAGGGGCGCACCCTCTACGGCTTCGGGGGCTAAA
This window encodes:
- the LOC137536904 gene encoding histone H4; protein product: MSGRGKGGKGLGKGGAKRHRKVLRDNIQGITKPAIRRLARRGGVKRISGLIYEETRGVLKVFLENVIRDAVTYTEHAKRKTVTAMDVVYALKRQGRTLYGFGG